From Gordonia crocea, the proteins below share one genomic window:
- a CDS encoding PIG-L family deacetylase, which produces MTPPRILCVQAHPDDETIWTGGTLARHCAAGGEADVVTTTWAAGQPRHRELVDALQALGLPREPIMLGYADGGVPTSSDLPPLVDVPFDDAVGALTRHVRDLRPDIILTTDAFGIYGHPDHIHTHRLCLAAAEAAAEPHLYLDAGAPWRVSSLYFVTVSESRSRQAWEQVMTTRVAGRPAEAEELMRFGTPDDRIDDVVDVRGVLDRKWRALQAHRTEFERSRTLRAIRALDDAAREALLGWECYLRRDLVGGGRALVD; this is translated from the coding sequence ATGACACCACCGCGCATCCTCTGCGTACAGGCCCACCCCGACGACGAGACGATCTGGACCGGCGGCACCCTGGCCCGGCATTGCGCCGCGGGCGGGGAGGCCGACGTCGTCACCACGACCTGGGCGGCCGGGCAGCCCCGGCACCGCGAACTCGTCGACGCACTTCAAGCGCTGGGCCTGCCCCGCGAACCGATCATGCTGGGCTATGCCGACGGTGGCGTACCCACCTCGTCGGACCTGCCGCCGTTGGTGGACGTGCCCTTCGACGATGCGGTGGGGGCGCTGACCCGGCACGTGCGCGACTTGCGGCCCGACATCATCCTCACGACCGATGCCTTCGGTATTTACGGCCATCCAGATCACATCCACACCCATCGGTTGTGTTTGGCCGCTGCTGAAGCCGCCGCCGAGCCCCACCTCTACCTCGATGCGGGCGCGCCGTGGCGGGTGTCCTCCCTCTATTTCGTCACCGTGAGCGAATCGCGTTCCCGCCAGGCATGGGAACAGGTCATGACGACGCGGGTGGCCGGCCGTCCCGCGGAAGCCGAGGAACTGATGCGGTTCGGCACCCCCGACGATCGGATCGACGACGTCGTCGACGTCCGCGGCGTCCTCGATAGGAAGTGGCGGGCACTGCAGGCCCACCGGACCGAGTTCGAGCGCAGCCGCACTCTGCGTGCCATCCGCGCGCTCGACGATGCCGCGCGCGAGGCGCTACTCGGGTGGGAGTGCTACCTCCGGCGGGACCTCGTCGGCGGGGGCCGCGCCCTGGTCGACTGA
- a CDS encoding N-acetylglucosamine kinase has product MSDAAQPRPRIAIDCGQTGARVRVVNAGAADTADPVEVPGVRTDHPVIPQVAALVSQALGGRQLPGAELGAGISGLTPGATRPAELLAACESIGVTRVAVAHDSVTAFLGANRLTPGAVVAAGTGVVTLGVGVSTAKVDGWGMFGDSGSGYWIGRAGVEAALRAFDGRGPGTALTRLAETEFGPLPEIYMIVQADPLRVRRTAGFAKVVAAAADDGDEVAQQIILGAADELAASVSAALRGAGWQSGDRWRVSWMGKVITTNPRLQNRFRERLAHTHPTVTVADPHGIPLDGVAQLLDLPEDHPITGLVAYAGR; this is encoded by the coding sequence GTGTCCGACGCCGCGCAGCCCCGGCCCCGCATCGCAATCGACTGCGGTCAGACCGGCGCCCGGGTGCGCGTCGTCAACGCCGGTGCCGCCGATACCGCCGACCCAGTCGAAGTGCCCGGCGTGCGCACCGATCACCCGGTAATCCCGCAGGTCGCCGCGCTCGTCAGCCAGGCACTCGGCGGGCGGCAGCTGCCCGGTGCGGAGTTGGGCGCCGGTATCTCGGGGCTCACCCCGGGTGCCACCCGCCCCGCCGAACTGCTGGCGGCCTGCGAGTCGATCGGCGTCACCCGCGTCGCGGTCGCGCACGATTCGGTGACCGCCTTCCTCGGCGCCAACCGGTTGACGCCGGGCGCGGTGGTGGCGGCCGGGACGGGCGTGGTGACGTTGGGCGTCGGGGTGAGCACGGCCAAGGTCGACGGCTGGGGAATGTTCGGCGACTCCGGAAGTGGCTATTGGATCGGCCGGGCCGGCGTCGAGGCCGCGCTGCGCGCCTTCGACGGCCGCGGCCCGGGCACCGCGCTCACCCGTCTGGCCGAGACCGAGTTCGGTCCCCTCCCCGAGATCTACATGATCGTCCAGGCCGATCCGTTGCGCGTCCGGCGCACGGCCGGTTTCGCCAAGGTCGTCGCCGCGGCGGCCGACGACGGTGACGAGGTCGCGCAGCAGATCATCCTGGGGGCCGCCGACGAACTCGCCGCCTCGGTGTCCGCGGCGCTACGCGGGGCCGGTTGGCAGTCCGGCGACCGCTGGCGGGTCAGCTGGATGGGCAAGGTGATCACCACCAACCCCCGGCTGCAGAACCGGTTCCGCGAACGTCTCGCGCACACCCATCCGACCGTGACGGTCGCCGATCCCCACGGGATCCCGCTCGACGGGGTGGCCCAGTTGCTCGACCTCCCCGAGGATCACCCGATCACCGGCCTCGTGGCCTACGCCGGCCGTTAG
- a CDS encoding MFS transporter: MFASLSHRNYRIYFVGALVSNIGTWIQRVAQDWLVLELSGGSAVAVGITTALQFLPALLLSPGGGLLADRVDKRLLLAVTQTWMAASALVLGVMAIAGVARTWHVYVIALVFGIGSAVDVPARQAFVTEVAGRANLTNAIGLNSASFNAARLIGPGVAGLIIGVWGSGWAILTNAISYAAMLLALMALHVADLDRTKPVARAKGQVREGFRYVAARPDLLVALGVGFAVGTFALNFQLTNAVMVSKEFGLGARAYGWAGSVMGIGSLAGALLAARRSRAPALKCVVGASLVFAVLLGLLGFMPGYWTYLLLLPLVGLAGLLTMTATNMFVQTTSDPSLRGRVMALYAMVMMGGTPIGAPLMGWLAQVFGPRAPLIGGAVLQVATIGAVLVVVRARFGSADQWRPAGSVDQGAAPADEVPPEVALPPE, encoded by the coding sequence ATGTTCGCGTCGCTGTCGCACCGGAACTACCGCATCTACTTCGTCGGCGCGCTGGTGTCCAATATCGGGACATGGATCCAGCGGGTCGCCCAGGATTGGCTCGTCTTGGAGTTGTCCGGGGGTTCCGCGGTGGCCGTGGGCATCACCACGGCCCTCCAGTTCCTCCCGGCATTGCTGCTCTCGCCGGGCGGCGGTCTGCTGGCCGACCGGGTGGACAAGCGCCTCCTGCTGGCCGTGACCCAGACGTGGATGGCCGCCTCCGCCCTGGTCCTGGGGGTCATGGCCATCGCCGGCGTCGCGCGGACTTGGCACGTCTACGTGATCGCGCTGGTGTTCGGCATCGGGTCTGCGGTCGACGTCCCGGCCCGGCAGGCATTTGTGACCGAGGTCGCCGGGCGGGCGAATCTGACGAATGCCATCGGTCTCAACAGTGCGTCCTTCAACGCGGCGCGGTTGATCGGCCCCGGGGTGGCCGGATTGATCATCGGCGTGTGGGGCAGTGGCTGGGCGATCTTGACCAACGCGATCAGCTACGCGGCCATGCTGCTGGCCTTGATGGCATTGCACGTGGCGGATCTCGACCGTACGAAGCCGGTCGCCCGGGCCAAGGGACAGGTTCGCGAGGGCTTTCGTTACGTCGCGGCGCGGCCCGACCTCCTCGTCGCCCTGGGCGTCGGGTTCGCGGTGGGCACGTTCGCCCTGAATTTCCAGCTGACCAATGCGGTCATGGTCAGCAAAGAGTTCGGCCTCGGCGCGCGCGCCTATGGATGGGCCGGGTCGGTGATGGGCATCGGCTCGCTCGCGGGTGCCCTGCTCGCCGCGCGGCGCAGTCGCGCGCCCGCGCTGAAATGCGTCGTCGGGGCTTCTCTCGTCTTCGCGGTGCTGCTCGGCCTGCTCGGATTCATGCCCGGCTACTGGACATACCTGCTGTTGCTTCCGCTGGTCGGTCTGGCCGGGCTGCTGACGATGACGGCGACGAACATGTTCGTCCAGACGACGAGCGATCCGTCACTCCGCGGTCGGGTCATGGCCCTGTACGCGATGGTGATGATGGGCGGCACCCCGATCGGTGCGCCGCTGATGGGCTGGTTGGCGCAGGTCTTCGGCCCCCGGGCACCACTGATCGGCGGGGCGGTGCTGCAAGTGGCAACGATCGGTGCGGTACTCGTGGTCGTGCGTGCGAGATTCGGTTCGGCCGATCAATGGCGGCCTGCCGGGTCAGTCGACCAGGGCGCGGCCCCCGCCGACGAGGTCCCGCCGGAGGTAGCACTCCCACCCGAGTAG
- the htpG gene encoding molecular chaperone HtpG has product MVAPETMEFQAETRQLLDLMVHSVYSNKDSFLRELISNSSDALDKLRLESLRDKELEVDTSNLRITLVPSADGDERTLVVADNGIGMSRDEVVELIGTLARSGTGELRRKLAEAKDAAASDALIGQFGIGFYSTFMVADRVTLVTRKAGETIGTKWESTGDGTYTIEAVDEAPQGTSVTLQLKPADTEDHLHDYADPAQLRALVKRYSDFISWPIQMEVPVTPGDEDADGDGEAKDGDATEWDTLNSGKALWARPRSEVSEEEYAEFYRHVSHAWDSPLEVISVKAEGTFEYEALLFLPTQPPFDMFTPQHRGGIHLYVKRVFIMDDADLLPEYLRFVTGVVDAADLSLNVSREILQQDRQIRAIRRRLTKKVVATVGDLRSSRPDDYATFWEGFGRVFKEGLVNDPDNREAVLKASVFASTRDGDGDGSALTSIAEYVGRMKPGQDAIYYMTGESQQQIRNSPHMEAFAAKGIEVLTLSDPVDEIWVDAVGEFEGHRFTSIAKGTVDLDAAESDEDKAAAAEELEKRGEEFAGLLSWLGGVLGDDVTEARLSTRLTDSAACLVGDAYSMSPQLEKLYRASGQPVPHVKRALELNPDHPLVVGLNKAVADEGSRDGLKQTAQLLYGLALLAEGGELADPAAFAKTLADSLATQLDA; this is encoded by the coding sequence ATGGTGGCACCGGAGACGATGGAGTTCCAGGCCGAGACGCGCCAGCTACTCGACCTGATGGTGCACTCGGTCTACTCGAACAAGGACAGCTTCCTGCGCGAGTTGATCTCGAACTCCTCCGACGCACTCGACAAGCTGCGGCTGGAGTCGTTGCGCGACAAGGAACTCGAGGTCGACACGTCGAACCTCAGGATCACCCTGGTTCCGTCCGCCGACGGTGACGAGCGAACCCTGGTCGTCGCCGACAACGGGATCGGGATGAGCCGCGACGAGGTGGTCGAGCTGATCGGGACCCTGGCGCGTTCGGGCACCGGGGAACTGCGCCGCAAACTCGCCGAGGCGAAGGACGCCGCCGCCTCCGACGCACTGATCGGGCAGTTCGGAATCGGCTTCTACTCCACGTTCATGGTCGCCGACAGGGTCACCCTGGTGACGCGGAAGGCCGGCGAGACGATCGGGACCAAGTGGGAGTCGACCGGTGACGGGACCTACACGATCGAGGCCGTCGACGAGGCCCCGCAGGGGACCAGCGTGACCCTGCAACTCAAGCCCGCCGACACCGAGGACCATCTCCACGACTACGCCGACCCGGCGCAGTTGCGGGCGCTCGTCAAGCGCTACTCCGACTTCATCAGTTGGCCCATCCAGATGGAGGTCCCGGTGACCCCCGGCGATGAGGACGCCGACGGGGATGGCGAGGCGAAAGACGGAGACGCCACCGAATGGGACACGCTCAACTCCGGTAAGGCGCTGTGGGCGCGGCCGCGTAGCGAGGTGTCCGAGGAGGAATACGCCGAGTTCTACCGGCACGTCAGCCATGCCTGGGATTCACCGTTGGAGGTGATTTCGGTCAAGGCCGAGGGCACCTTCGAATACGAGGCGTTGCTCTTCCTGCCGACGCAGCCGCCCTTCGACATGTTCACGCCGCAGCACCGCGGCGGGATCCACCTCTACGTCAAGCGCGTGTTCATCATGGATGACGCCGACCTCCTGCCGGAGTACCTGCGATTCGTCACCGGCGTCGTCGACGCGGCCGACCTGTCGCTGAACGTCTCGCGGGAGATTCTGCAGCAGGATCGGCAGATCCGCGCGATTCGACGACGGCTGACGAAGAAGGTCGTCGCCACCGTCGGCGACTTGCGCTCGTCGCGGCCCGATGACTACGCGACCTTCTGGGAGGGCTTCGGCCGCGTCTTCAAAGAGGGGTTGGTCAACGATCCGGACAACCGCGAGGCGGTGTTGAAGGCCAGCGTGTTCGCCTCGACCCGTGATGGCGACGGCGACGGTTCCGCCTTGACGTCGATCGCCGAGTACGTCGGCAGGATGAAGCCCGGTCAGGACGCGATCTATTACATGACCGGGGAGTCGCAGCAACAGATCCGCAACTCGCCGCACATGGAGGCCTTTGCCGCCAAGGGCATCGAGGTGCTGACGTTGTCGGACCCGGTGGACGAGATCTGGGTCGACGCCGTCGGCGAGTTCGAGGGCCATCGGTTCACGTCGATCGCCAAGGGCACCGTCGATCTCGACGCGGCCGAGTCCGACGAGGACAAGGCTGCCGCTGCGGAGGAATTGGAGAAGCGCGGCGAGGAGTTCGCCGGGTTGCTGTCGTGGCTGGGTGGGGTGCTCGGCGACGACGTCACCGAGGCCCGGCTCTCGACGCGGCTCACCGACTCTGCCGCCTGCCTCGTCGGCGATGCCTATTCGATGTCGCCGCAGTTGGAGAAGCTCTACCGCGCATCGGGGCAGCCGGTCCCACATGTCAAGCGTGCACTGGAGCTCAACCCCGATCACCCGCTGGTCGTCGGATTGAACAAGGCGGTGGCCGACGAGGGGTCACGCGACGGACTCAAGCAGACTGCGCAACTCCTGTACGGCTTGGCGTTGTTGGCCGAGGGCGGCGAGCTCGCCGATCCGGCTGCCTTCGCCAAGACGTTGGCCGACTCGTTGGCGACTCAGCTCGACGCATAG
- a CDS encoding DUF4189 domain-containing protein, translating to MTYPPQGPGGPGMPPPGTPPPPPGYAYPAPTNPNPAGGPGYPPPGQGPGFGPGGYGPPPPRKSNGGVIALIIGGIALVALLLVGLGTFAVVTLSGKKSDSRASSTTTTRWTTAPSPWTTTYTPYRPPTTTTTPASRNLFGAFSVSIPTGNVGWAINSATQSGAESLANSKCGVSSCSSVLWFRNACGALAQSQNDASWGWAWSTTRQAAINKAYGYVRGGSPKLIVAKCTSNVSG from the coding sequence ATGACCTACCCACCGCAGGGGCCGGGTGGCCCGGGCATGCCTCCTCCCGGAACGCCGCCGCCACCTCCCGGCTACGCCTATCCGGCGCCGACGAACCCCAATCCGGCCGGTGGACCGGGCTACCCTCCGCCAGGGCAGGGCCCAGGCTTCGGCCCCGGCGGCTACGGCCCGCCGCCCCCGCGCAAGTCCAACGGCGGGGTGATTGCGCTGATCATCGGCGGAATCGCCCTGGTCGCGCTGCTGCTGGTCGGCCTCGGCACCTTCGCCGTCGTCACCCTGTCGGGCAAGAAGAGCGATTCCCGCGCCTCGTCGACGACCACCACCCGCTGGACGACGGCCCCGTCGCCCTGGACGACGACCTACACGCCGTATCGCCCGCCGACGACGACCACCACGCCGGCGTCGCGCAACCTCTTCGGCGCGTTCTCCGTGTCAATCCCGACGGGCAACGTCGGCTGGGCGATCAATTCGGCGACCCAGTCGGGCGCGGAAAGCCTGGCCAACAGCAAGTGCGGCGTCTCCAGCTGCTCCAGCGTGCTGTGGTTCCGCAACGCATGCGGGGCCCTGGCCCAATCGCAGAACGACGCGTCCTGGGGCTGGGCCTGGAGCACCACCAGGCAGGCCGCGATCAACAAGGCCTACGGCTACGTCCGGGGCGGGAGCCCCAAGCTCATCGTCGCCAAATGCACCTCGAACGTCAGCGGTTGA
- a CDS encoding DUF4333 domain-containing protein has product MTDPQQPGSDDAIAIDPSDDVTAVVESPGANTAPATENDVTAPVVPPLTAPQAQPTQPAQPAEPAQQYPSAAQPAQPAYPAQPAYPAQPGYPAQPAYPAQPGQSAYPAQPSAAQPVQAAYPAQPGQAPYPAQPGQASYPAEGGQPIYPAQSGQPQVPVPPGMSAPQTPYGQPGQPGQPPYPGAFGQPAPKKGGAALKIILGIVGLVVILGGITAFTAFVAPGWAPKNLSQSGAEAGVRQVLMKDYKVEKLSQVSCPDNQRVKQGESFNCTVQTSDGKQKVTVTFTDNKGAFEVGPPH; this is encoded by the coding sequence ATGACTGATCCGCAGCAGCCGGGCTCGGATGACGCCATTGCCATTGATCCGAGTGACGACGTGACCGCAGTTGTCGAGTCGCCGGGGGCGAACACGGCACCGGCAACGGAGAACGACGTGACGGCGCCGGTGGTCCCCCCGTTGACCGCGCCGCAGGCCCAACCGACCCAACCTGCCCAGCCGGCCGAGCCGGCCCAGCAGTACCCCTCGGCGGCGCAACCGGCCCAGCCCGCCTACCCCGCCCAGCCGGCCTACCCTGCCCAGCCCGGCTATCCCGCCCAGCCGGCCTACCCGGCCCAACCTGGTCAATCGGCCTATCCCGCCCAGCCGAGTGCGGCCCAGCCGGTCCAGGCGGCCTATCCGGCCCAACCCGGACAGGCACCGTACCCGGCGCAGCCGGGACAGGCGTCGTACCCGGCGGAGGGCGGTCAACCGATCTACCCGGCACAGTCGGGCCAGCCGCAGGTGCCGGTCCCGCCCGGCATGTCCGCACCGCAGACGCCCTACGGCCAGCCTGGTCAGCCCGGTCAGCCGCCGTACCCGGGTGCGTTCGGTCAGCCCGCGCCCAAGAAGGGCGGCGCCGCGCTCAAGATCATCCTCGGGATTGTGGGTCTGGTCGTGATCCTCGGCGGGATCACCGCGTTTACCGCCTTCGTGGCACCGGGGTGGGCGCCGAAGAACCTGTCGCAGTCCGGCGCCGAGGCCGGTGTCCGCCAGGTCCTCATGAAGGACTACAAGGTCGAGAAGCTCTCGCAGGTCAGTTGCCCGGACAATCAGCGGGTCAAGCAGGGCGAGTCCTTCAACTGCACCGTGCAGACCAGCGACGGCAAGCAGAAGGTGACCGTCACCTTCACCGACAACAAGGGCGCCTTCGAAGTCGGCCCGCCGCACTAA
- a CDS encoding 5'-3' exonuclease, whose product MLLDGASLWFRSFFAIPEKVTAPDGRPVNAVRGFVDTIAALVAKHEPTRLVVCLDLDWRPAFRTDLIPSYKAHRVAETADQSESGHDVETVPDTLTPQVDMIDEVLRHAGIATAGARGCEADDVIGTLAFHEADDAVLVVSGDRDLLQVVADDPVPVRVLYVGQGLAKAALMGPVEVAEKYGLTAARAGADYAEMAILRGDPSDGLPGVPGIGEKTAAKLLVEFGSLDALEHAAGAGSAAVKPRARAALLESADYLSAARTVVFVKTDAELIESGDDRLPAAPADADALASLGAELGIESALGRLAAALHWPDGE is encoded by the coding sequence ATGCTGCTCGACGGTGCAAGTCTGTGGTTCCGGTCGTTCTTCGCCATCCCGGAGAAGGTGACCGCCCCCGACGGGCGCCCGGTCAACGCGGTGCGCGGATTCGTCGACACCATCGCGGCACTGGTCGCCAAACATGAGCCGACCCGGCTCGTCGTCTGCCTCGACCTGGATTGGCGGCCGGCGTTCCGCACCGATCTGATCCCGTCTTACAAGGCCCACCGCGTCGCCGAGACCGCCGATCAGTCCGAATCGGGACACGACGTCGAGACGGTCCCCGACACGCTGACTCCGCAGGTCGACATGATCGACGAGGTCTTGCGCCACGCCGGGATCGCGACGGCCGGGGCCCGCGGCTGCGAAGCCGACGACGTGATCGGCACACTGGCGTTCCACGAGGCCGACGACGCCGTCCTCGTCGTCAGCGGGGACCGCGACCTCCTCCAAGTGGTCGCCGACGACCCCGTCCCCGTCCGCGTGCTCTACGTGGGCCAGGGCCTGGCCAAGGCGGCACTGATGGGTCCGGTCGAGGTGGCGGAGAAGTACGGCCTGACCGCGGCCCGAGCGGGTGCGGACTATGCCGAGATGGCGATTCTGCGCGGCGATCCGTCCGACGGACTACCGGGGGTGCCCGGCATCGGGGAGAAGACCGCGGCCAAGCTGCTCGTCGAATTCGGCAGTCTTGACGCCCTCGAGCACGCGGCCGGCGCGGGTTCGGCTGCGGTCAAGCCGCGGGCTCGAGCCGCGCTACTCGAATCGGCTGACTACCTGAGCGCTGCGCGGACCGTCGTATTCGTCAAGACCGATGCCGAGTTGATCGAGTCCGGCGACGACCGGTTGCCCGCCGCACCCGCGGATGCGGACGCACTCGCATCACTCGGGGCCGAACTGGGCATCGAATCCGCGCTGGGGCGCCTCGCGGCAGCGTTGCACTGGCCCGACGGGGAGTAG
- a CDS encoding crotonase/enoyl-CoA hydratase family protein, with protein sequence MTNVQEWKAFDVSVDDGIAEVTLIGPGKGNAMGPDFWSELLPLFTALDGDPGVRAVVLAGSGKHFSFGLDLPAMSGDFGKVLAADAKAGPRTEFHDLIKRMQAGINAVADCRKPVIAAISGWCIGGGVDLITAADVRYASSDAKFSVREVRVAIVADMGSLARLGAIVGDGHLRELAFTGKDIDAARAEKIGLVNDVYEDGDAVLAAARAAAREIADLPPLVVQGVKTVLDHSRRAQVEDSLRYVATWNAAFLPSEDLTEAITAVFEKRPPKFQGK encoded by the coding sequence ATGACGAATGTGCAGGAATGGAAAGCGTTCGACGTCTCCGTCGACGACGGAATCGCCGAAGTCACCCTGATCGGCCCCGGCAAGGGCAATGCGATGGGGCCGGACTTCTGGAGTGAGCTCCTCCCGCTCTTCACCGCCCTCGACGGCGACCCCGGGGTGCGCGCCGTGGTCCTGGCCGGTTCGGGCAAGCACTTCTCCTTCGGCCTCGACCTACCCGCGATGTCCGGCGACTTCGGCAAGGTTCTCGCCGCCGACGCAAAAGCCGGACCGCGCACCGAGTTCCACGATCTGATCAAGCGGATGCAGGCGGGGATCAACGCCGTGGCCGACTGCCGCAAGCCCGTCATCGCCGCCATTTCCGGTTGGTGCATCGGCGGCGGTGTCGACCTGATCACCGCGGCCGACGTCCGCTATGCCAGCAGCGACGCCAAGTTCTCGGTGCGCGAGGTCCGCGTGGCCATCGTCGCGGACATGGGTTCGCTGGCCCGCCTCGGCGCCATCGTCGGCGACGGACACCTGCGCGAGCTGGCCTTCACCGGCAAAGACATCGACGCCGCCCGCGCCGAGAAGATCGGCCTGGTCAACGACGTGTACGAGGACGGTGACGCCGTGTTGGCCGCCGCCCGTGCCGCCGCCCGCGAGATCGCCGACCTCCCGCCGCTCGTCGTCCAGGGCGTCAAGACCGTGCTCGACCACAGCCGCCGGGCGCAGGTTGAGGACTCGCTGCGCTACGTCGCCACCTGGAATGCGGCCTTCCTGCCCAGCGAAGACCTCACCGAGGCCATCACCGCGGTCTTCGAGAAGCGTCCGCCGAAGTTCCAGGGGAAGTAG